A stretch of the Arachis stenosperma cultivar V10309 chromosome 6, arast.V10309.gnm1.PFL2, whole genome shotgun sequence genome encodes the following:
- the LOC130935671 gene encoding uncharacterized protein LOC130935671 isoform X2, translating to MPYCEVGVHQSAPSAAASSAVVPVDSPINNEIKLFYQTYGRGPTKVLLIIGLAATHEAWGPQIDAFTGTTIPNDDVSSGDDNECGEGIEVCAFDNRGVGRSSVPVQKSEYSTTIMAKDAIALLDHLGWKKAHVFGHSMGAMIACKVAALVPDRVLSLALLNATGGGFQCFPKLDRRTFSVAFRFLKAKTPEQRAAVDLDTHYSQEYLDEYVGTEKRRAILYQQYVKCISSSGMQSSSGFDGQMHACWTHSVTQPDIDAMKSGGFLVSVIHGRHDIIAQIDHAKRLAERLHPIARMVDLHGGHLVSHERPEEVNQALFDLIKAAGENKSPHDWTNLSTNQSSR from the exons ATGCCGTATTGCGAGGTCGGAGTCCACCAATCCGCCCCCTCCGCGGCTGCATCCTCCGCCGTCGTTCCCGTCGATAGTCCCATCAACAATGAGATAAAGCTATTCTATCAAACCTACGGTCGCGGCCCTACTAAAGTTCTCCTCATCATAG GATTGGCTGCCACGCACGAGGCCTGGGGCCCACAGATAGATGCCTTCACCGGAACCACCATCCCTAACGACGACGTTTCGAGCGGAGATGACAATGAATGCGGTGAGGGTATCGAGGTTTGCGCGTTTGATAATCGGGGCGTGGGTAGGAGCTCCGTGCCAGTCCAAAAATCCGAATACTC AACCACGATCATGGCGAAGGATGCAATTGCATTGTTAGATCATCTAGGTTGGAAGAAAGCCCATGTTTTTGGTCACTCAATGG GAGCTATGATAGCTTGTAAAGTAGCAGCATTGGTTCCTGATAGAGTTCTCTCCTTGGCATTGCTCAATGCAACAGGGGGAGGTTTTCAATGTTTTCCAAAG CTTGACCGACGAACATTCTCTGTCGCTTTCCGTTTCTTGAAAGCAAAGACTCCTGAGCAACGGGCTGCTGTTGACTTGGACACCCATTACTCACAG GAATATCTTGATGAATATGTTGGAACCGAAAAGAGGAGAGCAATATTATATCAG CAATATGTCAAATGTATATCATCATCTGGAATGCAATCTAGCAGTGGTTTTGATGGCCAAATGCATGCATGTTGGACACATAGTGTGACTCAACCAGATATTGATGCAATGAAATCTGGAGGTTTTCTTGTTTCAGTCATTCATGGAAG GCATGACATAATTGCTCAGATTGATCATGCAAAGAGACTTGCTGAGAGGCTTCACCCGATAGCCAGAATGGTTGATCTTCATGGAGGTCATTTAGTGAGTCATGAGCGGCCTGAAGAG GTTAATCAAGCACTGTTTGACTTGATCAAGGCAGCAGGAGAGAATAAGAGCCCACATGATTGGACTAATTTGTCGACGAACCAATCTT CTCGTTAA
- the LOC130934734 gene encoding uncharacterized protein LOC130934734, whose amino-acid sequence MDFQNDEMPNGWPLGVGFLNIKLRVTEAPAAAPVEPFSSTQMPSTSFSSFSSSNLDTESIASFFQDKSVSLGRLIGIRGGERGRLYLPNTLRFEDTTEKKTLGDASCSDSSNSKVQEVDVSGGICIPTLLDVLLRISTKTKRTSRN is encoded by the exons ATGGATTTCCAG AATGATGAGATGCCGAATGGATGGCCACTGGGTGTTGGGTTTTTGAATATAAAGCTTAGAGTTACAGAGGCACCCGCAGCTGCACCGGTGGAGCCTTTCTCATCGACGCAGATGCCATCCACCAGCTTCTCCTCATTCTCATCCTCCAACCTTGATACTGAG TCAATAGCATCTTTCTTCCAAGACAAGAGTGTATCCCTTGGGCGTCTTATAGGAATAAGAGGAGGGGAGAGAGGACGATTGTACTTGCCAAACACGCTGAGGTTTGAAGACACTACTGAGAAGAAAACATTAGGAGATGCTTCTTGTTCTGATTCATCTAACTCAAAGGTACAAGAAGTGGATGTGTCTGGAGGCATTTGCATACCCACATTACTTGATGTCCTGCTCAGAATCAGCACCAAAACTAAGAGAACTTCAAGGAACTAG
- the LOC130935885 gene encoding protein ABIL2-like, whose translation MGKFATSVPAVVPPPPAPVYRVSSNYDEVFMQQSLLFDDSLQDLKNLRTQLYSAAEYFELSYNNDEQKQIVIETLKDYAIKALVNTVDHLGSVTFKVNDLLDDKVSQLSQANLRLSCIQQRIRTCEAFMDHEGRTQQSLVISAPKYHKRYILPVGESMNGTSLRRMKYLGCSLDDEDDWHHFRNAVRATIRETPSSTVSNKGHSPSPLQVERPGAFAFTSSSTLPKKDLEKNSVSPHRFPLLRTGSFSSRPTTPNKTSRPTTPNQRSTATTPSPSNNAKLRNPSEPRKSASMRFTGEREENRKMEPSSKSKRLLKALLSRRKSKKDEMLYTYLDEY comes from the exons ATGGGGAAATTTGCAACTTCTGTGCCGGCGGTGGTACCTCCGCCGCCGGCGCCGGTATATCGGGTGTCCTCTAATTATGATGAGGTTTTCATGCAGCAGAGCTTGCTTTTTGATGATAGTTTACAG GATTTGAAGAATCTGAGAACACAATTATACTCAGCAGCTGAATATTTTGAGCTCTCATACAACAATGATGAGCAGAAACAGAT AGTGATAGAAACATTGAAGGATTATGCCATCAAAGCTCTTGTGAATACGGTGGACCATTTAGGATCTGTGACGTTTAAGGTCAATGATTTGTTGGATGACAAGGTTTCTCAACTTTCTCAAGCAAATCTTCGTCTTTCTTGCATTCAACAG AGAATAAGGACGTGTGAAGCATTTATGGATCACGAGGGACGAACCCAACAATCATTGGTGATTAGTGCTCCAAAATATCATAAGCGTTATATTTTGCCAG TTGGGGAGAGCATGAATGGTACCAGCTTGAGAAGAATGAAATATTTAGGATGCAGCcttgatgatgaagatgattgGCATCACTTCAGAAATG CTGTTCGAGCTACAATAAGAGAAACGCCTTCATCCACAGTCAG CAATAAAGGGCATTCCCCTTCACCTTTACAAGTTGAGAGACCCGGAGCTTTTGCATTCACTTCAAGTTCAACCTTGCCTAAAAAAGATTTAG AGAAGAACTCGGTTTCACCACATAGATTTCCACTGTTACGTACTGGATCTTTCTCAAGTAGACCTACAACACCAAACAAGACAAGCAGACCAACCACTCCAAATCAAAGGAGCACAGCAACCACACCAAGTCCCTCTAATAATGCAAAATTAAGG AATCCTTCGGAACCCAGGAAATCAGCTTCAATGAGGTTCACAGGAGAAAGAGAGGAAAACAGAAAAATGGAACCTTCTAGTAAAAGTAAACGCCTCTTGAAGGCATTACTTAGTAGGCGCAAATCTAAGAAGGACGAAATGCTATATACTTATTTGGATGAGTATTGA
- the LOC130935671 gene encoding uncharacterized protein LOC130935671 isoform X1: MPYCEVGVHQSAPSAAASSAVVPVDSPINNEIKLFYQTYGRGPTKVLLIIGLAATHEAWGPQIDAFTGTTIPNDDVSSGDDNECGEGIEVCAFDNRGVGRSSVPVQKSEYSTTIMAKDAIALLDHLGWKKAHVFGHSMGAMIACKVAALVPDRVLSLALLNATGGGFQCFPKLDRRTFSVAFRFLKAKTPEQRAAVDLDTHYSQEYLDEYVGTEKRRAILYQQYVKCISSSGMQSSSGFDGQMHACWTHSVTQPDIDAMKSGGFLVSVIHGRHDIIAQIDHAKRLAERLHPIARMVDLHGGHLVSHERPEEVNQALFDLIKAAGENKSPHDWTNLSTNQSWLKENRMLFLRTIQGGSSVSFKFSLIEKLYLCLLYLFGILVLAFENGRKLLRSLKPVRVGCSPSYINVNSS; the protein is encoded by the exons ATGCCGTATTGCGAGGTCGGAGTCCACCAATCCGCCCCCTCCGCGGCTGCATCCTCCGCCGTCGTTCCCGTCGATAGTCCCATCAACAATGAGATAAAGCTATTCTATCAAACCTACGGTCGCGGCCCTACTAAAGTTCTCCTCATCATAG GATTGGCTGCCACGCACGAGGCCTGGGGCCCACAGATAGATGCCTTCACCGGAACCACCATCCCTAACGACGACGTTTCGAGCGGAGATGACAATGAATGCGGTGAGGGTATCGAGGTTTGCGCGTTTGATAATCGGGGCGTGGGTAGGAGCTCCGTGCCAGTCCAAAAATCCGAATACTC AACCACGATCATGGCGAAGGATGCAATTGCATTGTTAGATCATCTAGGTTGGAAGAAAGCCCATGTTTTTGGTCACTCAATGG GAGCTATGATAGCTTGTAAAGTAGCAGCATTGGTTCCTGATAGAGTTCTCTCCTTGGCATTGCTCAATGCAACAGGGGGAGGTTTTCAATGTTTTCCAAAG CTTGACCGACGAACATTCTCTGTCGCTTTCCGTTTCTTGAAAGCAAAGACTCCTGAGCAACGGGCTGCTGTTGACTTGGACACCCATTACTCACAG GAATATCTTGATGAATATGTTGGAACCGAAAAGAGGAGAGCAATATTATATCAG CAATATGTCAAATGTATATCATCATCTGGAATGCAATCTAGCAGTGGTTTTGATGGCCAAATGCATGCATGTTGGACACATAGTGTGACTCAACCAGATATTGATGCAATGAAATCTGGAGGTTTTCTTGTTTCAGTCATTCATGGAAG GCATGACATAATTGCTCAGATTGATCATGCAAAGAGACTTGCTGAGAGGCTTCACCCGATAGCCAGAATGGTTGATCTTCATGGAGGTCATTTAGTGAGTCATGAGCGGCCTGAAGAG GTTAATCAAGCACTGTTTGACTTGATCAAGGCAGCAGGAGAGAATAAGAGCCCACATGATTGGACTAATTTGTCGACGAACCAATCTT GGTTGAAAGAGAACAGAATGTTATTTCTCAGAACAATTCAGGGTGGAAGCAGTGTCTCCTTTAAATTTTCCCTAATAGAAAAACTCTATCTTTGCCTACTATACTTGTTTGGTATCCTCGTTTTAGCATTCGAGAACGGAAGAAAGCTTCTAAGAAGCTTAAAACCAGTTCGAGTTGGATGTTCCCCTTCATATATTAATGTTAATAGTTCATAA